The genomic stretch GCCCATGTTTACTGTAACAGTTTTGACAGGTTCAGTATGAGATGGTCCAAGAACAGAAAACCCTGCCGCTGTTACACCGGGCAATAATACTATGTGGACAGGGAGCAGAGTTTGCTCAGTGACAACCACTTGTAGTCAGGTCCGCAATTCGACTCGTACCCAGCGCCTCGGGTTTTAAAATCGATACTAAAATCGATTAATTATTATCAACCGCACCACTATCGAATAATTTAAAACGCTTTGGCATGATATCTgttcaaatgtaaaaacaaagctataaatcaattttcttttttgaCGCTCTTTCACCTAGttataagaaaacacatttaaaaccgTAAAGAACGTGTTTATTATATAATGCGCTAAACGttattaaacacaaattaattcTGCAACAGTTAATCCCGTCGAATGCAGAATCATTCATTCTCACCCGAACACCGACCAAGACCAGCCTGTGCATAGATAGGTACAACACTTTGATATATTGTGGTGCCTATGTGTTCCTTCTCAGTTCAATCATTtgaatatattcatttaaaaataataatcaattaaACAACACTGTGTAATACATTATCATGCGAAAGGGCAAACAAAACCGCTGGATTTGTGACTTATCATAATATAATAGCATCCTCTTATAATAAAACTCTGACTGTATCCGAGACACAGTGTCATCGGCTCAAGTACGCTGCAGCAGCAGCTAACATACCGTATGTTACTGATAATAGTATTATTCAATATCTACTGAAAACAAACTGGCTGATCGGCACTTACATTGTTCCTGAGGTCTTGCAAAGCTACGCTCATCGTGGAGTGGAAAGCGGCATTGGCAGAGAGTGATGGTGGTCTCTACCTCTTTAAATGCTGCGATGAAAGCAGATAAGATTCGCCGCTGCGATTGCTTGCCATGTCTCAGCTGCAGCGGGTCATCAGAATCGCCATCAGAAAGAGTGGCTGCTGCCTCAATGCGTAGCGACGGGCCAGTACGCACTACTCACTGGCTACAGAAAAGAGAGTATTTTCCAGCTgctatttattgtattacaatgTACAGAGAGAACTGTCTATTTATTACAGCCCGCTGCTGACGTTAGCAACTGAAATCACATTTTTCTAACACGAGTTTCTATTGCATTAGTAGCTgtgtagctctctctctctctctctctctctctctctctctctctctctctctctttgttctcTGTTCTTTCACTCTCTTTCCCCTTTCTGCGAGCTGGTTAACATCTATTGCAGCTGCGAGCCATTAGGCTGCATGTAGCATCGGGTGTGGCTGTGGGGAGCATTAGCGATTAACATGAGGGTAgcgagggagatggagagagagactGACAGTGAGTGTGATTGTGTCATGTGGTTAATGGGGAAGCGGATGTTAGTGGAAGTATACAGTACAACTGGAAATGGCACGGCTAAAAACAGGGGTTGTGTGCGTGCcaggtttgtatttgtattgtacagcACAAGCCACCCGCAGCATGGATGTATTGCTCAACAAGAGACATGCATGAAACATCATGTCTATAACGCTACTGTGTatctacatctatctatctatctatttatctatctatctatctatatatatatataatatatatatatatatatatatatatatatatatatatatatatatagatatatatatcttgaatgaggtttttaaaaaatgaatggtaCCACTAAAAACAAATGAGAACAGAGTATAATATTAAATAGTGACTGTGCACGTCACATTAAATTACTACtactatattattaataataaataatatcttaAAGTATAATTTCATATTACTCTAGAAACCTGTGGACCAATGTCACTATTTCagtgatatcatatatatatatatatatatatatatatatatatatatatatatatatatatatatatatagatatatatatatatatatatgcatatacatatacacacacaatgggAATACAAGCCTTCTCCTTGGTTTGCTAGAGATCGGAAGAGATTAGTACTTCCTGCTTTGTGCAGTAGTATTTAAGAGCCGTGCATATTCCTTGTTTGAATTGAGTATTTATACACATTCGTCAGATGTgtatgtacagcacagtgctgtcctgtgctgtgctggtctggtctggtctggtctggtctggtttgccctgtgttgtgctgtgctggtctgtgctgtgctgtgtctaCATGTTGCACACAATGCATTCAAACAAGTACAAAAAGTAAAGAGAATAACATCTGGGCTCTAGACAGCTGCATTCCTAGGTGCTGCTGTCTGGCTAGTTCAGGATTAAAACAATACAGACTATCGGGACAGTATTCACAAAGTCTTTTCAGCAAAGTGCACCTGTGATGGAAATCAGAACTGCATTGCAAAGCAAAACTGGCGGCAAAGCGCCTAGGCGTGATTTTGATCGGCTGTTCTTCACGTGTCAGTGCAGCGCCCCTGAAAACTCTTGTCTCAaaataaactaaagcaaaacacaaataagGTTGTCACGAAAATGTACTGAAGTGCCCATGATTGCTGCTGGTCAAGTCAGATCACACTGTGGAGCTTCATCAAACACAAGGGCTGTTCTGTGTTCAGGGTAAGATCACTCTGAATGCACTTTAAATGTAACCTCACTGATAATAGCTGTTTcgttactgtaaaatatataattgtaaagTATTGTAATCTATTGTATTCTACTGTGACCTGACATTATCCAAAGTTTCCCAACAGGACTCTACTATGATATAGGAATTAGGGAGTTCACTGTATAAATATGCTTTCAATAacaagaacagaacagaacagaaccaaCGCTCGGAGACGAGGGCTCTGATCCATGACGCCACGGTTACAAAACATCTGACCACCTAGTGGCGCTGTGTGCTACACAATAATCccatttaaaatgaacagcaaTTACAACTTTAGACATTCATGCTTTGCATGAAAAATACCATGTaactaatttaatgaataatattcTGATTGTATTGTATATCTTATATGCAGTATATGAGGTCTCTGATAAATCTCAGGTCTCTGGATTATACATTTTAGGGTAGCAGTAAAAATAAGATCAGCTAAattttagatcaataaaatagacTTTGATACTGTGTAGCCATTCtatattttgaacaaaaaaaagtaaaatgcctTTATACTGTACAATCCTGAAATATCGTGGGAGCACtcaaatattaaaacaaggaATAAAACCATGAAACGAGGTTTGAATCAAATGAGATGTAGATGTATATctcaggattagggttagggttagggttatagataCAACTCATATATACAAATCTCAATATAGCCCATGCTGCTGCTGACTGTGTGATCAGGTCTCAGTGATACTGACAGAAGCACAGGCACATAGTAACTGGTAAgtgataataatacattttgattatGTGGACACTGGGCAAGCACACTGAGCCCAGAGCCCATTTCAAATAGGAGCCTGTCTGTGCTTTCATTCCCTCTGTCAGCCCACAGCCAGCAGTTATTTGCTATTAGGACCCTTGTAAACTGGGCTGTAATGCAAGGTTAACCAAGTCATCTACCCTATGGTGACAATACAGCTTTTCTATTATAATTTTCACAATGTACAGAAATGTAtagaaatacacaaaaacatacataacCCTTTGTTACTTTAACTTGAACAGCTAGAAGCCCCTGTGGGCGAAACAGAAGAGGAAGATGGTAAATGAGTTATTTCATGTGTTTGTATCGAGCCAGCAAACGCTGTGATTTCACAGTGCTTTATATTAGCAAGGTCGAGTGTCTTTCATGCCAGCTGCCGTTCAGACAGAGGGCTTTGTTTATGCACTTCTGCAGTATCTCTTGCCTTCTCCTCTACCGCGCAGCTAAGAAGGATGtacacagtgaaacaaaacaaagagtgggctgtgtgtttgcttgttcTTATCGCCGCTGGATTCTCCAGCCAGCCTACACACTGTGAACTCTAGATTCCCTGCAATACCCAGGTCACTGCGTTTCCACCTGGAACCTTTAAAGTTCTGGGCAGTCTGCCTGCTAGATCCAGCCTGGCAGGAATATAACCCTTATAAAGGCAGGAATTGTTTCACTATCATTTCTACTTGAACTCAGACTCCAGCTTGGACTCAGTACCATATTCCTTGGCAACAAGATCTTTCTTCTAACCAATGAGAAAATAAAACCTCTGGTTATCCTGGTTTTCATGGTCTTGACAAGGTAACTGCTTCACAAGCCCCCAGAGACTGGCAGTCCTGGTTAGTGTGtttgctgtgtaatgcactgaGGCACCTCAAGCAGAATGCTGCTGTTAGAGAGAATGGGTTTACAGCATTATGCACGACATTAACACAAGGACAACAGTGTTAGTAATTCATACTTTTATATAGTTGTATTATTAATTAGAAATTCATTGTAGAAACCTTGGCTGCATCACCTTGAGACCgctggtaaaataataatatgaaatgaaAGCTATATTCTATATACATGTGTGCAGCTCCTGCACTGTTTATACAGTAATTCTCTTTGAAGCTGGCACATGTGTTTATTcctacagtatttcacattgaCCACTAGAGGGAAACTGTCACACCCAGCCTGGCTGATCTAAAACATCATTAATGCAGTATATTTGTTTAACATTGGGTTAAGTAggaggcttttaaaatacttttacagCACAACATGCTAGATGTATTCCCCTTCCTTCGCTCTGTCTGTAAAAGGACCATGAAGTGAATCTCACTTATTGTTtgcctctctttctcttttctaaGCTAACCTTCACTGAGGGTTATTAAGCATACTAGCCTGCCTGTCCTCCTTCCTGCAGCTGCCTTTGTCAATGCGTCTCTTGTCTCATATGAAAGCCTGCACAGTAATTTTCTTCATCCCTGGGCTTTTTGTTCAAGCCCTGTCTCTGGTTTGAAGCTACCTTTGTTGCACAACTCTCTTGTCTTTCTCACAGcgaggctgtctgtctgcctcacaagacagacagacacacagacacagcacccTGAGTGCCTGCACCAGTATATTCCAATCTGTTCTAGCAGTACATCTGAGATCCAACAAAAGACTGGCGCATCAGCACTGCAATATCACACTGATGAAACTTTTTTATAGTGAAGGTCTCTCACTGTCTCAGTTTGTGTATCGATATTCAGAGAGACAACCTGACAGGgtgcctccatatacccccatACTGTGGTGGGCTTAATATTTGTATATACATGCACTTGACAAGTTAACCAATATTTCAAAATGGTGTAACATACAAACACATAGATGGTCTCGATTTGCCTCCAGATCGTTACAAATAACTTCTGTTAAAGAAGGTTCTTGACAAGTCGACATATATATTCATAAGAAACATCAAGGCACAGAAGGAGAATAAACACTACTGTAGGCATTACACTGTACAGTGCAGAGGAAAACATTCCTCTCAAACCTATCGTTACACCGGAAAACCACCTGCAGCTTTCTGTGGTtgtattaaatgaaaacacacgttTAAACAAACCGCCAGGGGGCAGCGGTAATGTAAAACTTTAGCAGCCAGGTTCAAGGAATGAGAGAATGACAACGCCACTATATTCAAACCCCACGTGCTTTggaatagatttattttaatgattaagaATAAATGATTCTGATATAACAAAGACGGtcgtaatttataaaaaaaacagcggTGTTGTAGAGTTTGAGACAATTGACAGTTTCTCATGATTTTATTGCGCGCACACTGTAGCCGGCTTGTCCCTGTTGCGACTCCGTCCATTCAGAGTGCTTTGCGTTTCCCAGAGTGCTCCGCGGCCCAGCTGCCAGTATCGAGTCGCTGAGAGGGACAGTGAGACTGCAAACATGGAAGagggcaaaaacaaagagaaaactcAGCCCGAAAAGACCGAGGAGAATGGCCAGCAGCCGGCCAGCAAGGACAAAGATaaaaaggagaaggagaaggagaaggaggaacaGGAGCTGGTGAGGACGCGCTCTTCCTAACTTTAACGCGTTTTTATTAGCGAGAGCGGGGAGTTTGAGTTGAACAGGCTTCATATTATACCTGAGTCACTGTCGCTGACAACATGGTGGTGGAGGCGCAGGCCGGGCTAACTAAACGGTACAGCACTGTGCAGTACAATGTAACTGTTCGTGTGTTTACAGTACATACACTGACCCACGGGAGCTAGAGAGATACCGCCGGTTATATAAATAAAGAGAATTACGACAGACGATGTGTAGTGTGGCCGAGCATTCAAACCAAGCATACGTGGGTGACACGGAATAATATGAACTACAATAAGGATATTAAGATACTTAGTCATGACTTGCTACCAGTTTtaaacattgttgtttttgcttaaaCTTTTAAAGAAACAAGATGTTAAGTAAAAGTAATACACTGGTACGGTAACTAGACGTTACTATGTTGTCGTATTATTTAAAGTCAAGTGCATGTCTTTTGAAAACCGCTGTTGGTAGCTCAAGTATTGACCACACGCATGTATTATGCTAAGTAGTGTACCGGGCAGAAACCGTGTAGTGCCTGGAATTGAGTGACATGCTTGTTGTTGTTTACATGAACTTCAGTGATGGGCTCAGAAGGGATGGTTAGACCAAAGATATCTTTCTTAGACTAGCCAGCCCGGGGACCAGACTGCTGTTGACTGGTACACTTTAATGTtagatattatttatatattttgtgtggtTACATTTGTCACCCtattaaatcaacaacaaaaacatgtttatgaaCAAATCTGAAGATGTTTATTATTTATctctttgtattttaatattttgttttggaaATATACATGCTGGGTCTTAAGTTTTGCAatactgaaagttttttttttagttacattttttctCATTGTGGCTTTTTGCAGCAAGTTCCCTGGCATGCACACCACACATCTATTGCTTGTAAAACTCCCTTTCACTGTGAAGGATTATGTACTGTTCCTGCGAGTAATCTGCCACGTAAGCTGATGAAAACACCCAGTATTATAATGGACCAGGTGAAAAGGGGGACCCTATTTTTATGTGCTTGTAGGAGTATTGTAACTGTTTTTGTGTTCTTCCAGTCTGAAGAGGATAAACAGCTTCAGGAGGAGCTGGAGATGATGGTGGAAAGACTCAGTGTAAGTATTGATTCATTGAGGAGCCTGTGTAACAGTATGCATGTTTCCATATTTCTATGTTCACATGAAATGCATTCGAACAATGCATGTCCTCTAAGATATAGCAGTACTTGGGGTCTGACTTCAGTACTGTGAGTGGacatgattttattatttagagAAATGGCTTCCCTGTATTTACCACTTAAGACTTTGAATATTTGTTCTGATTTTCTCTTGTTAAAATTTAAAGTGGTACTTGCTTTTTCCTGACTTGTTCAGGATAGAGAGATGCAACACGCTTATAGATTTATCTgagataaataaaactgaaaccaGTCAGTTTAGCCcgtgatgagaagcatccccaatTACACACAAGGATGAAGGCCACTGCGTCCCGGTGCTCACCCCTTGTTTGTGTTCCCCCAGGAGGAGGACAGCTCTCTGTACCGCCCCGCTCTGGAGGAGCTCCGCCGGCTGAtccgctcctccaccacctccatgACCTCCGTCCCCAAGCCACTCAAGTTCCTGCGGCCACACTACGCCAAGCTGAAGGAGATCTACGAGGGAATGGCCTCTGGGGACAACAAGGTGAGGCTCTGCTGGACATGCAGAACTTCAGCCTGTCTTCCTTGCAGTGCAGGACTTTCGAGGGCTCTCTAAGCACAAGcaggtttttaatgtttttaaaactggattTGTTGTACTTCTAGGTTTTTGAAAGGCTCAAGTTAAAGCTCAGTGAGACAGAGGAATATAATTGTTCCAGGCAGttgtgtattaattatttttctctttctgcaGCATTTCTGTGCAGACGTTGTGTCTGTGCTGGCCATGACGATGAGCGGGGACAGAGAATGTCTGAAGTACAGGCTGTTGGGGTCCCAGGAGGAGCTAGCTTCGTGGGGACATGAATATGTCAGGTAGGAACACAGTCTGGGGCTTGGGTAGGGGCAAAGGTTGAGCATCTCAAACAGTCCACTGTTACAGGTTACATAGCCATATACATTCTAGAGTTTGATAGAGACTTCTGCTAAAGCAGCAAGTTCAGCTAGCTTAAGAACGGACAGTTGTCAATTTTTTGCTTTCTGGAGCTTTATAATAGGTGTAGTTTACGGTTTCAATGAATCTGTTTGTACGCCCGGTTCTAAATTGGCTTGTGCTTGCAGGCACCTGGCAGGGGAGGTGGCAAAGGAGTGGCAGGAGGTTGATGAGAGTGATAAGAGCCAGCAGGACACTCTGCTCAAGCTGGTGAAGGAAATCGTCCCGTACAACATGGGGCACAACGCGGAGCACGAGGCCTGCGACCTGCTCATGGAGATCGAGAGGCTGGACATGCTGGAGCTCTACATCGATGAGAACGCCTACTCCAAGGTCTGCCTCTACCTCACAAGGTAAAACTGCACTCATTATCCAGGGACAAGGCAGGGGGTGGGTAAAAAGCAAAGTGTTTTACtgaacatttaacaataaatGCTGCTTGAGGATCTTGTATTGGTTTTTAAATCTGTAGACACTTGATGAattgtaaaccactgtaattgaTAACAAACAACATACTGTAAAACTGTATATAAGTACTGAATCCAgtctacattaaaaatatattgaatatTGATAACAGTTACTGTGTCTGGTTTACAGGtcattgcacatttattttgcttGTATTGCATATATTCCAGTTGTTCTAAATGAAAGCATGCCTGAAACCCTGTCTGTTTTCCTGCATCCCTCCCGCCCTCTTAGCTGTGTGAGCTatgtcccagagccagagaactCTGCCCTGCTGAAATGCGCCCTGAATATCTTCCGCAAGTTTAACCGCTATCCAGAGGCGCTGCGGCTGGCGTTGATGCTGAATGACATGGAGCTGGTGGAGAACATCTTCACCTCCTGTAAAGAAATGTGAGTAAGCTCAAGGGTTGTCAGTTGCATTTTCAGAGTCTGTTGTGTTGTCAGATTTCTGCAGACTGCACGttaagaaaaaacaagaaaaaattcTAAGTCTGCTATCTCTCCTCCCCCACTGTGTTCTCCAGAGTTACTCAGAAGCAGATGGCGTACATGCTGGGCCGGCACGGCGTGTTCCTGGAGCTCAATGAGGACGTGGAGGACTATGAGGACCTGACAGAAATCATGTCCAATGTCCAGTTGAACAGCAACTTCCTTGCCCTGGCCAGAGAGGTCCGTTTGCTGCCCTACTGAGTACAAAAAGTATAAAAGATACACTAACCACCTGACTAGACCACACCGATTCCCTGCAACTAAAGGACTGATTTATCTTTTATGCCAAATAATTATCCAGATTTGTGTTGATGATAATTCTCCATTCTGTGTTCATTTAGTCACTTGTTAAAGGTGACCTTTGCATTGTCATGTGAAATATCTGTCTTCTCTTTCAAGTTGGACATCATGGAGCCCAAAGTGCCAGATGACATCTACAAAACGCATTTAGAAAACAACAGTAAGTTAGACTTCAGCTCTCTGGTTCCTCAGAAGAAAACCTTGTTATTTTACCTGTGCTAAGTTGTACAATCTGTATAACATCATAGtttaatttaaagatttaaacCAGAAACTTTAAATTGGTACTAAAATAAAGCTACAACCAAGAGCACAATCTTCTGCATTAGAAAGTAACAAGTGATACTGAAGTTAGTTTTCTCCCCAGTGGATAGTTGGTTGGTGCCCCGCTAGTAGCGCTGTGTCCCCtgaccctgtctctgtctctgcagggTTCGGGGGGAGTGGATCGCAGGTGGACTCTGCCCGGATGAACCTGGCCTCCTCCTTTGTCAATGGCTTTGTGAACGCAGCCTTCGGGCAGGACAAACTGCTGACAGACGATGGGAATAAGTGGCTCTACAAGAACAAAGAACACGGTAAGACAGGCAGAGGAGTCCCAGGGCGTGCCTTTCCTGTAGGTGTAGTTGTGCAACCCTAGGGCTGTTTAATCACGACACTGATGTCTATAGGGCTTTTAGTGAGACATGCCAAAagtcaatttttgtttttgttatttggtactttttaaaagcttctTCAAGGATATCGATtccattatatacacacacttatttttaaaatcgcagagcaaaatatgttttaaatacaaactttcTCATTGTCAGCTGCTTTGGAATTTGGGAAGGCTGACCTCTCTCAGTATTCAtgcatgtaaatgtttttgtgtttgtgtgcgagTCCGGATGCCAGCTGTGCTAGTGAATGCTGCTAATTCACTGgtgtgctgctgtgtttctgtattgcAGTGCTAGTGAATGCTGCTAATTCACTGGTGTTCtactgtgtttctgtatttcaGTGCTAGTGAATGCTGCTAATTCACTGgtgtgctgctgtgtttctgtattgcAGTGCTAGTGAATGCTGCTAATTAACTGGTGTGCTGCTGTGTTCCTGTATTGCAGGGATGATGAGTGCTGCTGCTTCACTGGGAATGATCCTGCTCTGGGATGTTGACGGAGGGCTGACACAGATAGACAAGTACCTGTATTCATCAGAGGACTACATCAAGGTGAGCCAGGTTAACTGTGGCAGACAGTGAAGGCCCAGTTCAATTAGGTGCCTGGCTCAAAATATTGAGTTTCATTACCTGTTACATACACCAGTTTACATCCAGGAATGCAGATTAGTGAAATGGCAACGTAAACAAATTATTTGTAGGCTGTTTGTCTATTTAATCAACACAAAATTGACATGATTGAATTAtctttggaaaacaaaatacaaaatcctCTAACTGGAAGGTAACTGGGTTCAATATTTCCATCATCGTTGTAATATATTCTTGGAAGTTGCAGATTGTGTAATACTCAGCTGCTCTGGGTACCTGGAAGGCCTCTGATTAAAGTCacctgttgtgtgtttgtttccacACAGCACAGGGCAGCTGGCAGGGCTCACAGCAGTGGGTGATATATTGCAGTCTCAGCACAGGGCAGCTGGCAGGGATCACGGCAGTGGGTAATATATTGCAGTCCCAGCACAGGGCAGCTGGCAGGGTTCACTGCAGTGGGTGATATATTGCAGTCTCAGCACAGGGCAGCTGGCAGGGATCACTGCAGTGGGTAATATATTGCAgtctcagcacagcacagctggcaGGGTTCACAGCAGTGGGTGATATATTGCAGTCTCAGCACAGGGCAGCTGGCAGGGATCACAGCAGTGGGTGATATATTGCAGTCTGAGCACAGCGCAGCTGGCAGGGTTCACAGCAGTGGGTGATATATTGCAGTTTCAGCACAGGGCAGCTGGCAGGGCTCACAGCAGTGGGTGATATATTGCAATCTCAGCACAGGGCAGCTGGCAGGGCTCACAGCAGTGAGTGATATATTGCAATCTCAGCACAGGGCAGCTGGCAGGGCTCACAGCAGTGGGTGATATATTGCAGTCTGAGCACAGCGCAGCTGGCAGGGTTCACTATTGCAGTTTCATGAGTCTCAGTACCTCTCTCTACAGTCTGGTGCTCTGCTGGCCTGCGGGATTGTGAACTCCGGAGTGAGGAACGAGTGCGACCCGGCTCTGGCACTGCTTTCAGACTATGTGCTGCACAACAGCAATATCATGAGGATTGGTGCTATCTTTGGGTATATCAAGTGTCTATGTCTTTCTTCATGCAGCTGCAGCCTGGGGAAGTTCCTGTTTGCTTACTGTGATGTGTGTTTAGACTGACACAAATATGTACCAAATAAAGACTTAAACATGCATTTAGCATTGATATATTAGAACACATATACATGTAGTACGTATTGTTAAATTAACTTGCTTTTATTTAACCAATGTATACACTTGGTTTAACACAATTTAGCCATTAGTATGTCACATTCAAGTCGTTTTTAAGCTGGGTTAACCTGTTGggtttgttctctctctctccctctccagacTGGGACTGGCCTACGCAGGGTCCAATAGAGAAGACGTTTTATCTCTGCTGCTGCCAGTGATGGGAGACTCCAAATCCAGCATGGAGGTAAGCACAGGCTTGCATTCAGTGTCCAAATAGCTGCTTTTGCATGTATctaagcagggatggaaataagattcccattacatagcagttcgatccgttcctggttttacatATCTGAACTCAGTAAAGCTCTCTGTTACTCACAGGTTACAACATTTCTGCCTCTTCAAACTATTTGTCATTCCAGCTGAGCATCTTTGGAATTTCAAGTGTTGTGTGGAGCGCATGTCCTCTTGGACACCAGCTGGTTAACATTGTCTTTCCCCTTGTCCTCCCTCTAGGAGCATGTCCTCTTGGACAGCGGCTGGTTAACATTGTCTCTCCCCTTGTCCTCCTCTTGCTCTCCGTCTAGGTGGTTGGTGTGACTGCGCTGGCCTGTGGTATGATTGCTGTGGGTTCCTGTAACGGTGACGTGACCTCCACCATCGTACAGACCCTCATGGAGAAGTCTGAGCAGGAGCTGAAAGACACCTACGCCAGGTGGCTT from Polyodon spathula isolate WHYD16114869_AA chromosome 11, ASM1765450v1, whole genome shotgun sequence encodes the following:
- the LOC121323237 gene encoding 26S proteasome non-ATPase regulatory subunit 2; the encoded protein is MEEGKNKEKTQPEKTEENGQQPASKDKDKKEKEKEKEEQELSEEDKQLQEELEMMVERLSEEDSSLYRPALEELRRLIRSSTTSMTSVPKPLKFLRPHYAKLKEIYEGMASGDNKHFCADVVSVLAMTMSGDRECLKYRLLGSQEELASWGHEYVRHLAGEVAKEWQEVDESDKSQQDTLLKLVKEIVPYNMGHNAEHEACDLLMEIERLDMLELYIDENAYSKVCLYLTSCVSYVPEPENSALLKCALNIFRKFNRYPEALRLALMLNDMELVENIFTSCKEIVTQKQMAYMLGRHGVFLELNEDVEDYEDLTEIMSNVQLNSNFLALARELDIMEPKVPDDIYKTHLENNRFGGSGSQVDSARMNLASSFVNGFVNAAFGQDKLLTDDGNKWLYKNKEHGMMSAAASLGMILLWDVDGGLTQIDKYLYSSEDYIKSGALLACGIVNSGVRNECDPALALLSDYVLHNSNIMRIGAIFGLGLAYAGSNREDVLSLLLPVMGDSKSSMEVVGVTALACGMIAVGSCNGDVTSTIVQTLMEKSEQELKDTYARWLPLGLGLSHLGKGEAIETTLAALQVVPEPFRSFANTLVDICAYAGSGNVLKVQQLLHICSEHYEAKEKEDDKDKKDKKDKEKKESSADMGSHQGVAVLGIALIAMGEEIGAEMALRTFGHLLRYGEPTLRRAVPLALALISVSNPRLNILDTLSKFSHDADPEVSYNSIFAMGMVGSGTNNARLAAMLRQLAQYHAKDPNNLFMVRLAQGLTHLGKGTLTLCPYHSDRQLMSQVAVAGLLTVLVSFLDVKNIILGKSHYVLYGLVAAMQPRMLVTFDEELRPLPVSVRVGQAVDVVGQAGKPKAITGFQTHTTPVLLAHGERAELATEEYLPVTPILEGFVILRKNPNYDA